A genomic region of Octopus sinensis linkage group LG2, ASM634580v1, whole genome shotgun sequence contains the following coding sequences:
- the LOC115223298 gene encoding T-complex protein 11 X-linked protein 1 isoform X1: protein MSDTPNKSKEKESTLEMNSSQSGSKSFKRMMPDEPFLLHLSSEKSTEIYNCFRDMELLHEIVINEKYELERPQPPENSFYKRIHTIFHNLFWNQIDEQLNATPPDYKSAIQIIETIREMILELMLPWQQKLQQQFCEVLDMELIKQKIERGAFDLHYYEDYIITMMEKICAPVRDEDVAKLRQIHEVVPLFRAIVNTLELMKLDLANFTIKQARPYMQHHYISLEQRKFKKLIEHSHENGHDLLKRTKMWLQRNEDKLSRLAQLNSEENGACAAANSCSGTFIPSLDGPPTSTNILNMAYLELVNWEDLQLYPETMFLDECRYRSLQKEFHLLALISAMLLVTYNTIGSSITGVTELRDQLKKCLFILLEKSYSEHEQNPSDIAIRCAEQVNSVVNDWLRNHDFAELTLEKQKLLLGQLQEVVSPQHAVHKVMLKRINEFIYQCICSGCVDKVKVPAGVSAVETELTAATKVFIRLIGLNFGVCREFYTELLSTMIQGKDEAASKAKDTSERPKSPDNS, encoded by the exons ATGTCTGATACTCCTAATAAATCCAAAGAGAAGGAATCTACCCTGGAAATGAATTCATCACAATCAGGAAGCAAATCTTTTAAAAGAATGATGCCAGATGAGCCATTTCTCCTTCACTTAT CATCAGAAAAATCTACAGAAATCTATAATTGCTTCCGAGATATGGAACTTCTCCATGAAATagttattaatgaaaaatatgagTTAGAAAGGCCTCAGCCACCAGAAAACAG TTTTTACAAACGGATTCACACTATATTTCATAACTTATTCTGGAACCAAATAGATGAACAGCTGAATGCCACTCCACCAGATTATAAATCTGCCATACAAATTATCGAGACCATCAGAGAG ATGATTTTGGAGCTTATGCTACCATGGCAACAGAAATTACAACAGCAGTTCTGTGAAGTTTTAGATATGGAattaattaaacagaaaatagaaagggGTGCATTTGATTTGCATTATTATGAGGATTACATTATTACTATGATGGAAAAAATTTGTGCCCCTGTTCGAGATGAAGATGTTGCAAAGTTGCGGCAGATTCATGAAGTTGTTCCTCTCTTTCG GGCGATAGTGAATACACTTGAATTAATGAAGTTAGATCTGGCCAACTTCACTATCAAACAGGCCCGTCCTTATATGCAGCATCATTACATTTCTTTGGAACAGAGGAAATTTAAGAAATTGATAGAACATTCTCACG AAAATGGTCATGATCTTTTAAAAAGAACCAAAATGTGGCTACAGAGAAACGAGGATAAATTGTCTCGGCTTGCACAGCTAAATTCTGAAGAAAATGGAGCATGTGCAGCAGCAAACTCATGTTCTGGAACTTTCATCCCTAGTTTAGATGGTCCACCTACCAGCACAAACATTCTCAACATGGCTTATTTAGAACTTGTCAATTGGGAAGATTTACAGCTATACCCAGAG ACAATGTTTTTAGATGAATGCCGATACCGGAGTCTGCAAAAAGAGTTCCATCTGCTGGCCTTGATATCTGCTATGTTACTTGTGACATATAATACAATTGGTTCTTCAATTACTGGTGTAACTGAGTTAAGAGACCAGCTAAAAAAATGTCTCTTTATTCTGTTAGAAAAATCCTATTCTGAACATGAACA AAATCCATCAGATATAGCTATAAGATGTGCTGAGCAAGTTAATAGTGTGGTCAATGATTGGCTGAGGAATCATGACTTTGCAGAGCTTACTTTGGAGAAGCAGAAGCTTCTCTTAGGACAATTACAGGAAGTCGTATCACCTCAGCATGCAGTCCACAAGGTTATGC TGAAACGAATCAATGAGTTTATATACCAATGTATTTGCTCTGGCTGTGTAGATAAAGTCAAAGTGCCTGCTGGTGTGTCAGCAGTTGAAACTGAATTAACTGCTGCTACCAAAGTATTTATTCGACTTATTGGACTTAATTTTGGAGTCTGTCGCGAATTCTATACTGAACTCTTATCAACTATGATTCAAGGCAAAGATGAAGCAGCATCCAAAGCTAAAGATACATCTGAGAGGCCAAAATCACCAGACAACAGTTGA
- the LOC115223298 gene encoding T-complex protein 11 X-linked protein 1 isoform X2: MSDTPNKSKEKESTLEMNSSQSGSKSFKRMMPDEPFLLHLSSEKSTEIYNCFRDMELLHEIVINEKYELERPQPPENSFYKRIHTIFHNLFWNQIDEQLNATPPDYKSAIQIIETIREMILELMLPWQQKLQQQFCEVLDMELIKQKIERGAFDLHYYEDYIITMMEKICAPVRDEDVAKLRQIHEVVPLFRAIVNTLELMKLDLANFTIKQARPYMQHHYISLEQRKFKKLIEHSHENGHDLLKRTKMWLQRNEDKLSRLAQLNSEENGACAAANSCSGTFIPSLDGPPTSTNILNMAYLELVNWEDLQLYPETMFLDECRYRSLQKEFHLLALISAMLLVTYNTIGSSITGVTELRDQLKKCLFILLEKSYSEHEQNPSDIAIRCAEQVNSVVNDWLRNHDFAELTLEKQKLLLGQLQEVVSPQHAVHKVMRMYHFIFCILCFFCK, encoded by the exons ATGTCTGATACTCCTAATAAATCCAAAGAGAAGGAATCTACCCTGGAAATGAATTCATCACAATCAGGAAGCAAATCTTTTAAAAGAATGATGCCAGATGAGCCATTTCTCCTTCACTTAT CATCAGAAAAATCTACAGAAATCTATAATTGCTTCCGAGATATGGAACTTCTCCATGAAATagttattaatgaaaaatatgagTTAGAAAGGCCTCAGCCACCAGAAAACAG TTTTTACAAACGGATTCACACTATATTTCATAACTTATTCTGGAACCAAATAGATGAACAGCTGAATGCCACTCCACCAGATTATAAATCTGCCATACAAATTATCGAGACCATCAGAGAG ATGATTTTGGAGCTTATGCTACCATGGCAACAGAAATTACAACAGCAGTTCTGTGAAGTTTTAGATATGGAattaattaaacagaaaatagaaagggGTGCATTTGATTTGCATTATTATGAGGATTACATTATTACTATGATGGAAAAAATTTGTGCCCCTGTTCGAGATGAAGATGTTGCAAAGTTGCGGCAGATTCATGAAGTTGTTCCTCTCTTTCG GGCGATAGTGAATACACTTGAATTAATGAAGTTAGATCTGGCCAACTTCACTATCAAACAGGCCCGTCCTTATATGCAGCATCATTACATTTCTTTGGAACAGAGGAAATTTAAGAAATTGATAGAACATTCTCACG AAAATGGTCATGATCTTTTAAAAAGAACCAAAATGTGGCTACAGAGAAACGAGGATAAATTGTCTCGGCTTGCACAGCTAAATTCTGAAGAAAATGGAGCATGTGCAGCAGCAAACTCATGTTCTGGAACTTTCATCCCTAGTTTAGATGGTCCACCTACCAGCACAAACATTCTCAACATGGCTTATTTAGAACTTGTCAATTGGGAAGATTTACAGCTATACCCAGAG ACAATGTTTTTAGATGAATGCCGATACCGGAGTCTGCAAAAAGAGTTCCATCTGCTGGCCTTGATATCTGCTATGTTACTTGTGACATATAATACAATTGGTTCTTCAATTACTGGTGTAACTGAGTTAAGAGACCAGCTAAAAAAATGTCTCTTTATTCTGTTAGAAAAATCCTATTCTGAACATGAACA AAATCCATCAGATATAGCTATAAGATGTGCTGAGCAAGTTAATAGTGTGGTCAATGATTGGCTGAGGAATCATGACTTTGCAGAGCTTACTTTGGAGAAGCAGAAGCTTCTCTTAGGACAATTACAGGAAGTCGTATCACCTCAGCATGCAGTCCACAAGGTTATGCGTATGTATCActtcatattttgtatatt atgtttcTTTTGTAAATGA